The window GACCGCTCCGGCCACGAGGAGCCCGGCGGCGACGACGCCGAGGGCGCCCGCCTCGAGCGGCCGGGTCCGGAGCAGCCGGGAGAGGGTCCGTTCGGTCATGGCGCCACCTCCGGCGGGACCGCCGGGACCCCCTGGAGCTGCCGCACGTACAGCACCGCCTTCCAACGGTCCTCGAGGAGGACCTGGGCGGCGTGGGACGGCATGATCCCCTGGCCCCGGGTGATGACGTGGACGATCTGCCCGTCCGGGAGCCCCTGCGCGTGCGGCGCCAGGAGGCTCGGCGGGTTCGGGAACCGGCCGATGATCGGACCGTCCCCCTCGCCCTTCGGACCGTGACAGACGGTGCAGACCGTGTCGTAGACCTGCTTGCCGCGCGCCAGCGACTCCGGCCCCGCGACGAACGGGTTGCGCAGCTCCACTCCCGCCCGCCGCGCCTCCTCGGGGCCCGGGCCGTACTCGAACGGGAGCCGCTCGACGGGCACGGTCCCCGCGGGCGGGAGGAAGAGAGACGGGACGCTCTCTCTCATCGGGTTCCGGTCGTACGCGTGGACCACGCCCGAATCGACCATCTCAGGAAGGAACGTCATCCCGGGCCGATCCCCCTCGGCGGAGCAGCCGGCCAGGCTGCCGACGGCGGCCAGGACGGCCAGGATCGGCGCGGGCGCGCCGCGGCTCTTCGAGCGGGTCACATCACCCTCCAGCCCTCGACGGTCTCGACCGGCCCCAGCTCCCGAGCCAGCTCGCGGAGACGCGCCGGGCGGAAGCCGGCGTCGCGCTCGACGACGAGGACGACGAACCTGTCGTCGGTGACGCCCGGACCCGGCTGCGACGGCGGCGTCACGGCGATCCGCGGGAAGAGCCGGCGCCGCGCCAGGAACGTCCCCACCGTCGCGAACGCGGCGAACAGGATCGTCAGCTCGAAGCTGACCGGGACCTGGGCCGGCAGCGCGAGCGGCGACTTCCCGCCGATGACGAGCGGCCAGTCGACCGCGTGCGTCCAGAACTGGAAGCCGAAGGCCACGCCCGCACCGAGGAGCCCTCCGGCGAGCGTCGCCAGCCCCAGCCGCGTCTCGGGCAGCCCGAGCGCCTCGTCCATCCCGTGCACCGCGTACGGCGTGTGGACGTCGTCCACCTCGAACCCGTCGGCCCGCAGCGCCCGGACGGCGGCGAGGGCCCGCGAGGGGTCGTCAAAGGCCAGCGTGTGGATTCGCCTGCGGGAGCCCATAGGCGAGGCGACGGCGCTGTCAGCGGACGGCATGGGGGGTCTCCCGTTGCTCTGCGAGCGTCAGCTTCACCTCGTGAAACGCCACGACCGGCGCGAAGCGCACGAAGAGGAGGAAGCAGGTGAAGAAGAGCCCGAAGCTCCCGAGGAGGATCCCCATCTCGACGAGCGTCGGCGTGTAGTAGCTCCACGAGGAGGGGAGGTAGTCGCGGTGGAGCGACGTCACGATGATGTTGAACCGCTCGAACCACATCCCGACGTTCACGAGGCACGCGGCGACGAAGAGGACGAGCGCCGAGCGCCGGGCGCGCGCCCACCAGAAGACCTGGGGCACGAGGACGTTGCAGGCGACCATCGTCCAGTAGGCCCACGCGTAGGGGCCGAACGCCCGGTTCTCGAAGGTGAAGCGCTCGTAGCGGTTGCCGCTGTAGAGGGCGATGCACAGCTCCGTGGCATAGGCGAAACCGACGATCATCCCGGTCGTCAGGAGCACCCTGGCCATCTTCTCGAAGTGGCTCGCCGTGATGTAGCGCTCGAGGCCGAGCACCTTCCGCGTGACGAGGAGGAGCGTGATCACCATCGCGAAGCCGCTGAAGACGGCGCCCGCGACGAAGTACGGCGGGAAGATCGTGGTGTGCCAGCCCGGGATGACGCTCGTGGCGAAGTCGAAGGAGACGATCGTGTGGACCGACACGACGAGCGGCGTGGCGAGCCCTGCGAGGAGGACGCAGGCCTTCTCGTAGCGCTGCCAGGTCCGCGTCCCCCCGTCCCAGCCGAGGGCCAGGAAGGCGTAGATCCGGCGCCTCCAGCCGGTGCTCCGGTCCCGCATCGTCGCGAGGTCGGGGATGAGGCCGACGTACCAGAAGAGGAGCGAGACGGTGAAGTACGTCGAGATCGCGAAGACGTCCCAGAGGAGCGGCGAGCGGAAGTTCACCGAGATCGGCCCGCGCGTGTTGGGGTACGGGAAGACCCAGAAGGCGAGCCAGGGACGGCCCATGTGGATGAGCGGGAAGATCGCCGCGCAGAGGACCGCGAAGATCGTCATCCCCTCGGCCGCGCGGGCGATCGAGGTGCGCCAGCGCTGCCGGAAGAGGAGGAGGATCGCGGAGATGAGGGTCCCGGCGTGCCCGATCCCGACCCAGAAGACGAAGTTGGTGATGTCGTAGCCCCAGCCCACGGTCCGGTTGAGACCCCAGACCCCGATGCCTCTCGACATGGTGTAGCCGATCAGGACCACCCCCAGCGTGAGGACCGAGGCCGCCGTCAGGAAGGCGCCCCACCAGGCGGGTCCCGGACGGCGCTCCATCGGGCTCGCGATCTCGTTCGTCACCTGCGAGAAGGTGGGGTTGCCGAGGATGAGCTCCTCGACGCGCTCGGCGCCGGCGCTCATGCGGTCTCCTTCCCCGCCGCCGCGCCCTCTTTCGTCCTCACCTTCGCCAGGTAGGTGACGGCGGGCCGCACGCCGAGCTCCGCCAGCACCTGGAAGGCGCGGGGGCTCTTCTTCATCGCCGCCACCTCGCCGCGCGGGTCGGTGGCGTCCCCGAACGTGATCGCCTTCGCGGGGCAGCTCTCCTGGCAGGCCGTCTTCCCGCCGAGACCGCGCCAGTCCTCGTGGCCGTCCCGCCGGGCCGCGATCCGGGTCGCCTGGATCCGCTGCACGCAGAACGTGCACTTCTCCATCACGCCCCGCGAGCGCACGACGACGTTCGGGTTCAGGACGAGCTTCTCCACCGGCGCGGCGGCGGGGTAATCGAACCAGTTGAAGCGCCGCACCTTGTACGGGCAGTTGTTCGCGCAGTAGCGGGTCCCGACGCACCGGTTGTAGACCTGCTGGTTCAGCCCGTCCTCGCTGTGGACTGTGGCCGCCACCGGGCAGACGGTCTCGCAGGGCGCGTTCTCGCACTGCGAGCAGAGCATCGGCTCGAAGAGGACGTCCGGGCTCTCGGCGTCTCCCACGAAGTAACGGTCGATCCGCAGCCAGTACATGTCCCGGTGCCGGCGCATCTCGTCCGGGCCGACGACCGGCAGGTTGTTCTCGGCCTGGCACGCGACGACGCACCCGCTGCACCCGGTGCAGGCGTCGAGGTCGATCACCATCTCCCACTTCGGAACGGTGGGCGGCCGGCCGGGCCAGAGGCTCTCGGCCTTGTGGTGCTCGTCGCTCTCGATCGCCTCGTCGAACCGGGAGAGCTGATAGACGATCGGCCGCCCCTCCGTCGTCCCGTGAGGCTGCATGAGCGGCAGGTCTTCGTGCCCGGCGGCCTTCGTTGCCGTCGCGGCGAGCCCCTGCGTTCGGAGGCGCCCCTCGAGCCGCGCGAGGCGATAGCCGTTCCGCCCGGCGACCCCGCCGTCGCCGTCCTTGCGGCCGAAGCCGACCGGGACGCCCAGGACCCTCGGGTCCTGCCCGGGGAGGATCCGCGCCGGGAGCGTGACCGAGCGTCCCGCCACCTCCACCCTCACGTGGTCGCCGTCCGCCACGCCGAGCGCCTCGGCACGCGACGGAGCGAGGCGCACGCAACCGGTCCAGGAGACGCGTGTGAGCGGGTCGGGCAGCTCGCGGAGCCACGGCACGTGCGCGCTCCGCCCGGCGCCGAGGCCGACCTGCGCCACGAGCTCCACCTCGAGCGCGGGGACCTCCGTCTTCGTCGCGACGGCC is drawn from Holophagales bacterium and contains these coding sequences:
- a CDS encoding cytochrome c, which codes for MTFLPEMVDSGVVHAYDRNPMRESVPSLFLPPAGTVPVERLPFEYGPGPEEARRAGVELRNPFVAGPESLARGKQVYDTVCTVCHGPKGEGDGPIIGRFPNPPSLLAPHAQGLPDGQIVHVITRGQGIMPSHAAQVLLEDRWKAVLYVRQLQGVPAVPPEVAP
- a CDS encoding DUF3341 domain-containing protein; this encodes MPSADSAVASPMGSRRRIHTLAFDDPSRALAAVRALRADGFEVDDVHTPYAVHGMDEALGLPETRLGLATLAGGLLGAGVAFGFQFWTHAVDWPLVIGGKSPLALPAQVPVSFELTILFAAFATVGTFLARRRLFPRIAVTPPSQPGPGVTDDRFVVLVVERDAGFRPARLRELARELGPVETVEGWRVM
- the nrfD gene encoding polysulfide reductase NrfD produces the protein MSAGAERVEELILGNPTFSQVTNEIASPMERRPGPAWWGAFLTAASVLTLGVVLIGYTMSRGIGVWGLNRTVGWGYDITNFVFWVGIGHAGTLISAILLLFRQRWRTSIARAAEGMTIFAVLCAAIFPLIHMGRPWLAFWVFPYPNTRGPISVNFRSPLLWDVFAISTYFTVSLLFWYVGLIPDLATMRDRSTGWRRRIYAFLALGWDGGTRTWQRYEKACVLLAGLATPLVVSVHTIVSFDFATSVIPGWHTTIFPPYFVAGAVFSGFAMVITLLLVTRKVLGLERYITASHFEKMARVLLTTGMIVGFAYATELCIALYSGNRYERFTFENRAFGPYAWAYWTMVACNVLVPQVFWWARARRSALVLFVAACLVNVGMWFERFNIIVTSLHRDYLPSSWSYYTPTLVEMGILLGSFGLFFTCFLLFVRFAPVVAFHEVKLTLAEQRETPHAVR